cgcgatctctcctGAAGCCGATACGGAAGTGatttaaactgcagttcctccactggccactagagcggctccagaaggagcagaatctcattgagccctttatgttaaaattcccaactttacagcagaataaaacatgtttacagcctgggacaaattgtatacggctaattttgcccttaatgacgactgtgagggggtgaatatttttataactcatttgtttatgttatataacgccttaaagttctgcataattaaggggcgtggttactttgagtgacaggtggatagccatttatccgccgtctatagtcattgcgtcatctaagctccgcccacatctcGCCTCTTTGGCCATtttgttatccgggagtgactcgCGATGCaaacaagatggcaacggctcGACTCTACTTTACGTTTCAGAACGGCTTTTCACAATCcaatgggtgacgtcacagacactacagCCATATTTTTGTACAGTCTATGATCGGGACTCACAGCTCAGGGTCAGGTCGTTCTTCTCCTCTGATGATCGGCAGTGCTTTCTGTGGGCAGTAGGAGGCGATGGGAAGCGTGTTCTGAATGGGCCGGTCCAAAGAGTGATAGATGGAGGGCGAGAGCGAGTGGTTAAAGTGCAGCGGAGAGCTCCGAGGCCCGCGGGTCAGcgaggaagaggaggatgaggaaGCATGCGATCGGCTCCCAAATCCATACGCCGCGCTGCTCAGGAGAAACTCCCGCGATCCGTACGCCGGAGGAGTCGGGCCACGAGACGACGGGCCGCGGAAATCATGCGGAAGGCTGCGTCTGCTGGGCGTGTCGTAAATCACGGAATCCGGAAGTTTATCCTTTTCGTCAGGTTCGCGCCGTTCCCGAATGGCGCTCATGAGCGGTTTGGGAAGGCTGTCGTAGCAAACCGGCGACGGCTCGCGGTGTTGAGGCGAATGCCGGCTGATATTCATGAACACCGGGCTGCAGTTACGAACGCCTCGGGATAGACTCGTGTCCATGGGAGGAAAAGGCGTCTTGTATCCCATCTGGACTCCTCCAGTCAGACTATCATAGGACAGGCTTCCCGCTCGGCTGCTGAGGGCGCTTTGGGCCGGGTTTGGACCCAGAGGTTCGGCTCCGAGGCGGCTGGAGTGTTTCAGACTCAGCGAGCGGGAATTGAGAGTCAGCGAGTTTACACTCTCCGACTGCAGGAGACTGGGATCGGACGTGTGCTCCTGGGGAACCAGGGGGGAAATCCTTGCCCCGATCTACATCAACACACAAAGGAACATCTAGAAAACATGCACAGCTTTCCAGTACAACTGTTCAATATTTATACTGGAAAACATCATGAGTTCAATATTTTTACTGTTCAATATTTTTACTGGAAAACATCATGAGTTCAATATTTTTCTGTTCAATATTTTTACTGGAAAACATCATGAGTTCAATATTTTTACTGTTCAATATTTATACTGGAAAACAGCATGAGCTCAATATTTttactgtttaatatttttactgGATAACATCATGAGTTCAATATTTTTACTGTTCAATATTTTTACTGTTCAATATTTAAACTGGAAAACATCATGAGTtcaatatttttacttttcaatATTTATACTGGAAAACAGCATGAGCTCAATATTTttactgtttaatatttttactgGAAAACAGCATGAGCTCAATATTTttactgtttaatatttttactgGAAAACAACATGAGTtcaatatttttacttttcaatATTTTTACTGGAAAACAGCATGAGCTCAATATTTttactgtttaatatttttactgGATAACATCATGAGTtcaatatttttacttttcaatATTTTTACTGGAAAACAGCATGAGTTCAATATTTTTACTGTTCAATATTTATACTGAATAACATCATGAGTtcaatatttttacttttcaatATTTATACTGGAAAACATCATGAGTTCAATATTTTTACTGTTCAATATTTATACTGGAAACCATCATGAGTtcaatatttttacttttcaatATTTATACTGGAAACAACATGAGTTCAATATTTTTACTGTTCAATATTTATACTGGAAACCATCATGAGTTCAATATTTTTACTGTTCAATATTTTTACTGGATAACATCATGAgttaaatatttttacttttcaatATTTTTACTGGAAAACAGCATGAGCtcaatatttttacttttcaaaatTTTTACTGGAAAACATCATGAGCTCAATATTTTTACTGTTCAATATTTATACTGGAAAACAACAtgagtttaatatttttactgCTCAATATTTACACTGTTCAATATTTTaacttattaatatttatactgGAAAATAACATGAGTTCAATATTTTTACTGTTCAATATTTACACTGTTCAATATTTTTACTGTTCAATATTTATACTGGAAAATAACATGAGTTCAATATTTTTACTGTTCAATATTTACACTGTTCAATATTTTTACTATTCAATATTTATACTGGAAAACATCATGAGTTCAATATTTTTACTGTTCAATATTTATACTGGAAAACATCATGAGTTCAATATTTTTACTGTTCAATATTTTTACTGGAAAACATCATGAGTTCAATATTTTTACTGTTCAATATTTATACTGGAAAACATCATGAGTTCAATATTTTTACTGTTCAATATTTATACTGGAAAACATCATGAGTTCAATATTTTTACTGTTCAATATTTTTACTGGAAAACATCATGAGTTCAATATTTTTACTGTTCAATATTTTTACTGGAAAACATCATGAGTTCAATATTTTTACTGTTCAATATTTATACTGGAAAACATCATGAGTTCAATATTTTTACTGTTCAATATTTATACTGGAAAACATCATGAGTTCAATATTTTTACTGTTCAATATTTATACTGGAAAACATcataagttcaatatttttaCTGTTCAATATTTATACTGGAAAACATCATGAGTTCAATATTTTTACTGTTCAATATTTATACTGGAAAACATCATGAGTTCAATATTTTTACTGTTCAATATTTTTACCGGATAACATCATGAGTTCAATATTTTTACTGTTCAATATTTATACTGGAAAACATCATGAGGTGTCTGAGAaaccaaatgtatttattaagtGCTTTACAGAAAGTCGTACTGGTATGCCTATAATGTAAGTCTTAGGGCTGGGtgatatgatgatgatgttaCAATTCATATCTAGCTATATTGTTTTTATAGTGTTGTCTAGCATATATATCAGTGGCGCAGTGACTCTGACACACGTCTGAGCGATCAATACAATATTTAAACATTAGTAGTTTTGTtcattaagagatttaaatatcggtcggttttgttTATTAAGAGATTTTAATATCagtctgtattttttattaagagattttaatattgttgttttgttcattacaagatttaaatatcggttgcATTATTTATTATGAGATTTAAATACCGGTTGTATTGTTTATtatgagatttaaatatcggttgttttgttctttacgagatttaaatatcggttgttttgttctttacgagatttaaatatcgtttgttttgtttattaagagatttaaataccGGTTGTATTGTTTATtacgagatttaaatatcggttgtattgtttattatgagatttaaatatcggttgttttgttcattacgagatttaaatatcggttgtTTTGTTCTTTACGAGATTTAAATACTGGTTGTATTGTTTATtacgagatttaaatatcggttgttttgttcattacgagatttaaatatcggttgttttgttcattacGAGATTTAAATACTGGTTGTATTGTTTATtatgagatttaaatatcggttgttttgttcattacgagatttaaatatcggttgtTTTGTTCTTTACAAGATTTAAATACTGGTTGTATTGTTTATtacgagatttaaatatcggttgttttgttcattacgagatttaaatatcggttgttttgttcattacgagatttaaatatcggttgttttgttcattacGAGATTTAAATACTGGTTGTATTGTTTATtatgagatttaaatatcggttctTTTGTTCTTTACGAGATTTAAATATAGGTTTGTTTGTTCATtacgagatttaaatatcggtggTATTGTTTATTAAGATATTTAAATATcagttgttttgttcattacaagatttaaatatcggttgttttgtttattaagagatttaaataccAGTTGTATTGTTTATTACGAGATTTAAATAttggttgttttgttctttacgagatttaaatattggttgttttgttctttacgagatttaaatatcggttgttttgtttattaagagatttaaatatagGTTGGTTTTGTTCTAAGCGAGCGTAAGCAATTCACAAAAAGTAGTAACCAAAGTGCTCTGACACATGCATGAAAGTAATTAAGTTATTTCGATAATGGTCATTTTGATACAGTATAAGCGAGTGTGTATAATAGTTTTGATACAGTATAAGCGAGAATGTGCAATATTGAAAAAGCATCAGTAAtgatacaataaataaaaaataaccagTTGTCAAACAGTCTGATGATAgtttaaaattgttttaattaaactAGTGGTCATCTAAGAGAtgatattgagaaatataaggTATAGCTTTCATTTTAATTAGTAGAGTCTCTGATTTCAGGCAGAATTTCTATAGTGTGATGGCATGTGGTTGAAAATGACTTCTATCGCGGTACAGATTGTGGTCATACCGCCCAGCTCTAAGCAGCTGAACAGGGTCTCACCTGATCTCTGGGAACTTGGTAGAGCACTTTGATGGGTGACTCTGGATTCTGGAGTGGATTCATTTTGTGTCCTGAAGGCATTACGGCTCTGGACTGGAGCAAACTCTCTATATAAAGCACAATAAGGCAGGAAGGAAGACATTTAGTGTTTCATTCCAGAAATACGATTCTGCTCGAGGCTTCCACTCACCTTCCAAAGCTGCCAGATGGTTCCTGAGCAGGACTGGATCCGGTTTAGGGGGCAGTGGAGGAGGACTGGTCAGACTTTTGCTGTCTGGATCATCTACTTCCTCTGGAGACTGAAACAAACACATCAAAATCACACAAACATTACACAGATACAGAGACCTGATGGGTGGGAAGCTACTCTGAAACCTTACAAACCAGGGTTATTAAACTAATACCATAAAAACATGCTTTACTAAAACAAgtacaacattaaaaaaaatcaaacatgcTAGgaactaaaataaacatgagCTACAGGATGAAGCATGCTAGGAAGCTTTCAGAAAAGGCTTTATCAAGAACTTTACTTAATTTAAtatgtactaaaataactaaagaggaaataaatattaaaaagacacacacagacacacacacacacacacacacacacacacacacacacacacacacacacacacacacacacacacacacacacacacacacacacacacacacacacacacaaatatatatacaatttcaaaacattactaaaatgactaaatatATATCAAATTACTCAAAGTTTAAATGATAatagaaaatatgaaaattatacataattatacaacTATACATatactatataaaataaaaaaacaacaactaatacaaataataaacaataaaattactaaaacttcaaataaaacagataatatatatatatatatatatatataatttaatctattaagatattttaatatcGGATACAGTATAAGCAAGTGTGTATAATAGTTTTAATacattaaatttttttatatctGTTAGTTTTGATACATCAattcaaaatgtaaataaaaactatacagatatttgtaaaaaaactaataaaagttttaaaaaaaagtttactaTAAAATTAGTAAAACTTTCAATAAAATgggaaaaaaactaattaaaaatataaattaaacaatAGATATActtaaaaacacaataaaatattaaaataaaaacatggaaaatatgaataaaaactaTAACTGTATCtaaattatagtaaaataaaactAGTTCACACCACTCATAGTTCAAATATAGTCAAGCTGTGTATTTAAGCTTAATTATATCTTATCAATATatctttaaataattgtttttcaaTCAGAGCCTGATGTATGCATGTTATAATGTCAAATCTTTTTTCACTAAATGCTTTTCtataaaacaaagaaacaaaattaATCATATTGAATCCTAGTGAATCTTTTTGAGTCCTAGTGAATTATATTGAGTCCTAGTGAATCTTTTTGAGTCCTAGTGAATTATATTGAGTCCTAGTGAATCTTTTTGAGTCCTAGTGAATTATATTGAGTCCTAGTGAATCTTTTTGAGTCCTAGTGAATTATATTAAGTCCTAGTGAATCTTTTTGAGTCCTAGTGAATTATATTGAGTCCTAGTGAATCTTTTTGAGTCCTAGTGAATTATATTGAGTCCTAGTGAATCTTTTTGAGTCCTAGTGAATTATATTGAGTCCTAGTGAATCTTTTTGAGTCCTAGGGAATTATATTAAGTCCTAGTGAATCTTTTTGAGTCCTAGTGAATTATATTGAGTCCTAGTGAATCTTTTTGAGTCCTAGTGAATCATATTGTTTCCTAGTGAATCATATTGAGTCCTAGTGAATCATTTTGAGTCCTAGTGAATCATTTTGGGTCCTAGTAAATCATTTTGAGTCCCAGTGAATCTTATTGAGTCCTAGAGAATCATTTTTAGTCCTAGTGAATCATTTTGAGTCCTAGtgaatcattttgaatcatTCAAATGAGGTGATTCCCTAAAATGAATCACATCTCAACATACAGCAGAGAAAACATGAGATGCTGTTTAAAGGGTCTACAGTTATTCAGTCCTAAATAGGCATTATCTTTATCTTTAAACTCTAAGCGAGTGTGTTTATGAGCAGGTGAAGTTAGATGTTTGACCTGAAAGTGTTCCTGAACGCACCTTCACAGGGATGTCAGAGCTCTTCACAGGCGTCAGTCTGAGCGGCTGATGGAACGGAGGCTGAATGGGAACCGGCAATCTGTCCCGGAGCTTCCCAGTGTACCTGAGATTTCAAGAGCAGAATAAAGGCTCACAAAACATCACGTCCTaaacatttgtgagaaaacgctgcCCGACCAAACACAGGATTTTCTATTATTTGTGGGAAAGAGTTAAAGCGctagttcagccagaaatgtaattgtgtcattaattcctcctgtagttggccagccgtcagacctccgttcatcttcagaatttagatttttgggtgaactaaccctctaACACTtgaaaattcttacattaaggccTTTATAGCTATTGCTGGCGTGGAACTTCTGTTCTCTTTCCGTGCTCCACAGATTAAATAACATCAGGAGACGCTCACCTCGGGATAATGGGACTGAAGAGGACAAACTGCACGTTGAGGCAGCAGCCGCGGGTGAACGGATTTACTCCTCCCTGGAACTTTCCGGTAACCTGTGAAGAAGTTTTTTAGCGTAGGTCCAGCGTTTGGCAGGATTTGGTCCGTGTCGATATGATCTCACCTGCTCATTTGTGGTGCGTCCTCGTGCCACCAGCACCAGATGAAAGCAGGCCAGACCCAAGACAGGGATGAAGAAcaaaccacacacactcatgaccGCCAGCCTGAACACACTCCGTCAAGGCACTGAACACTcagagacgtgtgtgtgtgtgtgtgtgtgtgtgtgtgtgtgtgtgtgtgtgtgtgtgtgtgtgtgtgtgtgtgtgtgtgtgatgatgttGGTTAGCCTGGATACCAGCTGAACTCAGCCACAACATTTAATctcaggcagttcggtctggactcgatccattgAGGAGTAATTATAatacagaaactgaccaatgagatcatcagggcgggctttagccgatgacggacagatgatcaacagaaactgaccaatgagatcatcagggcgggctttagccgatgacggacagatgatcaacagaaactgaccaatgagatcatcagggcgggctttagccgatgacggacagatgatcaacagaaactgaccaatgagaacatcagggcgggctttagccgatgacggacagatgatcaacaggtCATCTGTCTGATATATCTGATATAACCTGCATGGTATCTATCTATGATCGCTCCAGTTAGACCTCATCAGACggcagtaatagcggatgggaacactagatgagattcgtctgatatgaggtaaaaataacacaaatactgttgtgtttctctcagaagccgatcggttcgtgtcttcagacatcagtgtgtcgtcaggagcagcagggtgtgtgtgtgtgtgtgtgtgtgtgttatctaaGCATGTTTGTTTCCCTCTCATAGAGTTattccccattcacatcattatatgaccgacacacagcaacggctgagttaaaaatcttcatctgtgttctcctgaagaaacacacacacctacatgttgatgccctgggggtcagcagatcaacatcaggctcattattggggaactatccctttaaggccctAACCGCAGCAAAAATATTCAGGAGGACctcatgggccggatgggcTGGGTTTGCCAGGGCCGAATTATAGCCCCAGTCCAGATCTGGACCCAACATGTCAGCCGAAGGATACGTGACGGCGGCGTGTAATTCCCACAAGTTCTCCAGATGATCCAGAACATACAGGAGACCGCCGGAGAAAACGGCAGCCATGTGGAGACTCAGagacaggaggaagaggaagaagaagcgATAGTTGCGTCTCCCAATGCAGTTGTTCACCCAGGGGCAGTGATGGTCAAAGTCCTGCACAGATCCAGAGAGACTTTCCTCAGCACAGAACATACATTTACTCTTCCGTGCTTTACTCGTTATAGATATTTTACTGTCTGTTCAAAAAAGGAGGAAAGGAATAACAGGTTAAGGATTCAAATTAATAAGTGGCTTATGATTGATTCAGCCATAATGCCAAAGAAATCTCACTCCAGACAGAAGACCAAAATTACtgaacagacagagagacagacagataatcagacagacagacagacagacagacagacagacactcagacagacagacactcagtcagacagacagatagacagacactCAGTCAGACAGataatcagacagacagacagacaggcagacagacagacactcagacagacagacactcagtcagacagacagacatacactcAGTCAGACAGataatcagacagacagacagtcagacagacagacagacagtcagacagacagacagacagataatcagacagacagacaatcagacagacagacagtcagacagacagacactcagtcaGACAGATaatcagaaagacagacagtcagacagacagacagataatcagacagacagacaatcagacagacagacactcagtcagacagacactaagtcagacactcagacagacagacactcagtcagacagacactcagtcagacagacattcagacagacagacactcagacagacagacactcagacagacagacactcagtcagacagacactcagtcaGACAGATAATCAGACAGACAAGACACTCAGTCAGACAGataatcagacagacagacagacactcagtcagacagacactcagacagacactcagtcagacagacactcagtcagacagacactcagacagacaatcagacagacagacactcagtcagacagacagacactcagacagacagacactcaatCAGACAAACactcagtcagacagacactcagacagacaatcagacagacagacactcaaacagacagaaactcagtcagacagacactcagacagacactcagacagacagacactcagacagacagacactcagtcagacagacactcagacagacagacactcagtcagacagacactcagtcagacaatcagacagacagacactcaaacagacagaaactcagtcagacagacactcagacagacagacagacactcagacagacagacactcagacagacagacactcagtcagacagacaatcagacagacagacattcagacactcagacagacagacactcagacagacagtcagtcagacagacactcagtcagacagacagacactcagtcaGACGGataatcagacagacagacactcagtcaGACAGataatcagacagacagacagacactcagtcagacagacagacactcagtcaGACAGataatcagacagacagacagacagacagacagacagacactcagtcaGACAGataatcagacagacagacagacactcagtcagacagacactcagacagacactcagtcagacagacactcagtcagacaatcagacagacagacactcagtcagacagacagacactcagacagacagacactcagtcagacagacactcagtcagacagacactcagacagacagacactcagtcagacagacactcagacaatcagacagacagacagacagacagacagacagacactcagacagacagacactcagtaagacagacactcag
The window above is part of the Pseudorasbora parva isolate DD20220531a chromosome 23, ASM2467924v1, whole genome shotgun sequence genome. Proteins encoded here:
- the zdhhc8a gene encoding palmitoyltransferase ZDHHC8B; amino-acid sequence: MRRSTAYIPVSSAAALLVTSSTLFFVFTCPWLAQNVSLVFPPCAGVVFLFVMANFTMATFMDAGVFPRANEDEDKDDDFRAPLYKNVEVRGVQVRMKWCASCHFYRPPRCSHCSVCDHCVEDFDHHCPWVNNCIGRRNYRFFFLFLLSLSLHMAAVFSGGLLYVLDHLENLWELHAAVTLAVMSVCGLFFIPVLGLACFHLVLVARGRTTNEQVTGKFQGGVNPFTRGCCLNVQFVLFSPIIPRYTGKLRDRLPVPIQPPFHQPLRLTPVKSSDIPVKSPEEVDDPDSKSLTSPPPLPPKPDPVLLRNHLAALEESLLQSRAVMPSGHKMNPLQNPESPIKVLYQVPRDQIGARISPLVPQEHTSDPSLLQSESVNSLTLNSRSLSLKHSSRLGAEPLGPNPAQSALSSRAGSLSYDSLTGGVQMGYKTPFPPMDTSLSRGVRNCSPVFMNISRHSPQHREPSPVCYDSLPKPLMSAIRERREPDEKDKLPDSVIYDTPSRRSLPHDFRGPSSRGPTPPAYGSREFLLSSAAYGFGSRSHASSSSSSSLTRGPRSSPLHFNHSLSPSIYHSLDRPIQNTLPIASYCPQKALPIIRGEERPDPEL